The genome window AGCTTAGAGGCAGAACCTGTCACATGAGGCTGCCCCTCTGCCACCCAAAACCAAGATGAGCTGTGACATGACTGACTCTccatcccccactcccaccagTGCAAGACCCCAACCTGGGGAATGCTCGGGGCTGTGTGGGCTCCCTGATAAGCTGGGAGGCAACTGGCAGGCATGGGCCACAGCAGAAGGAATGACAAGTTACGTTGGTTGCTCCCAGGGGGCCAGGGATATGTGTCAGCTGGAGTCTAAACAGCACACAAAGCTGACGGGGAGTACAGGCTGTCCTGGGGGAGACACCCGCCTGCCTGTGTGGCTGGTTGTCAGGACAGCGCAGGGAGAGTCCTGGGGATACTCAGTGCACAAGCAGAGCTGGTGGCAGCAATTACCCGACGGCTCAGACTGAGCGGCAGGTCTGCCCTGGGCCGAGGAAAACAACACAGCCAGCATtggggggtcgggggggggggtggtgggagaGATCAGGAGTAGGGAGGCTGCCAGGAGGGATGAGCTTACAGGGGTGCCACCCACCTCTGTACAAGAGGATGAACTCTCAACCCACCAGCAGCTCCCCCACAGGGGTGACAGATGGCCAGAGGCAAGCAGACAGCTCCTCCTTCCAGCCCTCCTGCTGTAGGAGATTCCCAACCCAGAAAATCTGATTTGTAAAGGCACAGGGAAGGTCTGAGCAATGGGCAGGGCGTAGTGTGCCTGCCTGGCTGGGCACTGAGGGCACTGATGCATGTCCGACTAGGCCGGAGGGATGGGGGTCTGGGGCTGGCACTTCCCCCGTCCCCTCACTGTCAGGTGGCCGGGCCTACATGAGGCCGCTCCTCAGCTGCTGAGGTTGAGGCCTCCTGGAAGGGCAGAGCCTGTGTGTGCCCTCTGCCCTCAGCATAGGTGGCAAGTTCCACTGGCCACCTTTATCCCTTTCGGCGACAAGAACAGGAGTCCATCCAGTCCAGAGGACCACACACCACAGGGGACATGGCCCCAGCTAAGGCCAGCAGCCTTGCTGCACTTACCTGCCTTCGGCTCCGAGGGCCCAGCAGCCTGAGATCCTGATGCTGGGGTAAGTTGGGGGGCTGCTCATGGCTGGGGTGCAGGGTACACCAGGACAGCTGGCCAACCCCAAGGGCTTGTAAGGGCATCACCAGCCACCCGAGGCCTGCAGCCTCCAACGATGGCTCAGGGGTGCAGCCAGCTGGCCTGCCTCTCTATAGGTGGGTGCTGCAGTGAGGGACCCCCAGCTGGAAGAGGTTGCCTGCtgggaagtggggggtgggggcgggggaagcAGGTGGGAGGTCCCAGGCGTGCCTGTGCCACCAGTCTGTGGCCTAGGCCACCACAGGCGTAAGAGGATCAGGGTTGGGGGCTGTGCACTGCTTGATATTTATAGCACTGACCCGTGGGCGATCCTCAGCCAGTCCTGGGGTGTGCGGTGCCTTTCTTGTCCTGTCACCCCAGACAGCCTTGAGCTGCAGGGCCCCCTTCTACACTCCCCCTCCCTCAACTGGCACAGGGAAATCTGAGGTGTCTCTGGACGGAAGAGCTGAATGTCAGTGTTGAGCTGGGTGCCCCACCCCTGGCCCCAAGGTGCctcctagaggcaaaacaaaccTGAAACCCTAGCCTGCAACAGCATCCCAGAATAactgtgccccacccccagctcctgtGTGTCCCCCTAGGGACAGTCCCTCCTCAGCCTGGCAGCAGAAGAGCACCCTCACTCTGTTGGGGAGGGATGTGTAGCCacagccccctctccccccactgtCTGCCTAAAATCTCAGCCTTCCCCTGATAAGGTGTCAGGGAAGAGGGCTCCCTGTGGGGCTCATACACAAACCAGAGGCCACTCCCGGGAGCTGCCTCTCTCTGTGTACCCCACCCTGGGAAGATGGGCAGGAATCCCCAGGCAGGGAAACAGAGCTGGGTTCTTGGGGAATTGAATCACATCATTCCCTCAGCTGAGTCCAAGCAGAGTGAACCCTAAGGTTCTGTGGTGAGCCTGGTAAGCCCCAGAGCGGCAGGCCCAGAAAAGGGGATGTCAGTTGGGGTCACAGGCCACCCCTGGGGCAGCACCTACCTACCTCAtgcttctttcttcctgtcaCAGGTTTTAGAGATGAGCAGGCAAGAAGTGCCCTGCCGAGCTGCCTTACCCATAAGACTGAGGCTCACCTTGGTCTCCTTCTCAAGAGGCCCTTCCCTGCCAACAGGGACGAAGAGCAGAGACCTAAGGGTCAGGCTGCCATTCACCAGAGTTTGCAATGCTACAGAAATGAGAAACCAACATGCAGCAGTGGGGAGGAGGTGCAGTTTACACCACCAGAGGGGGAGTGGATCAGCAGCACGGATCTAGAGACACAAGGCAGAGCAAAGGGAAGGTCTCAGTGCCAAGCCCTGGGCTTGAGCCAAATGCCTGCCTGGATGACAGAAGTATGCCAAGGAGTGAGCACAAGGAGGGGAGCTCCAGGGCCTCAGACTGGCAAGAGTCTAGAGGGACTAGGACCGCCAGTACAATCTGCATGCCACCCCATCTAGCTCTCTGGGGAAATATGTCACATCACAGTTGCAGTGATGTGGGAGAGACTGCCATGGGGTGAGGGAGAGTCTGGGTTCTGCGACTAGGCACTGCCCAGAACCATCTGTGCAGGACCAGCACCAGGGGAGTACCTGCAGCAGTTCCAGGGCTGCTGGAAGGACTGCTACTGGCCATGCTCAATGTCCCCATCTCCTGGATCCCCCATTAGCAAACAAGCAGGGCACTGTGAGGGACACATGCCCACTACATGTCTGTACTGGGCACAGGCATTCAGGGACTTCTACCAATCTGTGGTTTTTCTCAGAAACTGTATGGACTGTGCCCTCTCTGAATCTTTGGGGTAAAATCAAAGATTCTTTGGAAGCAGCAAATACCGCAGACTCTCACTGCTATAGGCTTCTAGTTACTTCCGTCACCACGGTAAGTTGTGAGCCTGGAAGGCGGCAAGCCCCACTCCTAGGCCGCTTCACCTGGACCTGGCTGGGGTAGGTGACTGCTGTCCCAGGAAAAAGCGCAGGGGCTGGAGCCTCCTTAGGTCCCAGTGACCTTGCTGTCGCTAAAGGTGCAAGTCCAGTGACGCTCAAGGGATTTGGCACCCTTAAGTGAGAACTGCCAGCAGTTTTTAGTGGCCCGAACACTGCCAGCGAACACTGCACGGCCACCGCCCCCTGGCGGCCCCACCAACCTGCTGAGCGGTCTCCCCAGACCATCTCCAACGCCTAAGCCCGGGGGAGAGAGGCTcctcccctaccaccaccacctgctgAATCCCCCCGCAGAGCCCAAAAGTCCCTGACACCAAGCTGGACAGACAGGAGGGACCGAGCACGACCACGTCCCCGTGCTGCCCCGGGCTCTCAGCACCCCGGGACACCCGCTCGGGGCCTCGGCTGGGCCgtgggctcccccccccccccccccgctgcgcGCACGGACCGGAAGTCAGCACCCCCCACTGGGCCGAGGCCGTCCTACCCGCGGGCCCTCCCCCTCCCGGTGAGAGGGAAGTGCACAGTGGCCGCCCGGAAACAGGCTGAACTCCGGGCCCGCTCCTACCGGTCCTCGCATGAGCTCTCGCTCCTTACGGGTCGGTCGAGCCCGTCCCGGGCCGCGGGGGAGCAGGGGGTGtctggggaggctgggggctccGCCATGCAATCCTCTGGTGCCACGGGTTGGGCAGCCGCGCACGGGCCGCTGGGAACTGTGGTTCAGACCTCCGCACTGCACGGACCCCGACGCACTCAATGGACTACAAATCCCACACGGCCACGCAACCAGGCATGCTGGGACACGTAGTCCAGGTGGCCTGCACGTGCGAGATGTTGACTGCCGGGGGAGATCCCTTTGCTTCCCCCACAAAAATAGGCCGCACAAAATCcctggaaaaaaatcaataaacatttatttgatACAGCCATTTTTTAATACATACAGTTGATGGCCCACCCCCTGTGCCACTTATGGCGAAGGGGTGGGGACAAAGACCGAGGACAGATGGTCACAAGGCGGCCATGGCCCAAGCTCACCGTCaaaacattttacaaataaaacactttgtagatataatatatatatatatatatatgtatatatatatatggttacaaGTGGTAGCTGGAACCTCTCAAAATGCACTTACGAACTGAGGACtggcaaataaaacaacaacaaaaaaaaacccaaaccaagaaaccctaAGTATAGGACACATGTCTGACTGGGGTCCCTGAGCCCCAGGCCTCCAGGTGAGTGGCCTGGGGCCCACCTAGTAGGAATACACAGGgacagccctcccctcctctggtcaCCCATTCTTTCCCTTCTAAACTGGAAGGAGAGGGGGCTAGGGCTGGGAGGGCCACAGGTCACACCAGGAAACACCCTCATCTGCCTTTGCACTAGCAAATAAAGTGCATCCTAATTTTTGTGTGAAGTCAGTCCCTTGTGTTGGCCCTTTTCTGTTCTCAGGACAAGGGGGTTTGCTGGGCCAGAGGTAGATCTTCACAAAGGAGCCTGGTATTGTGCCCTGGACTGGGTCTTAGGTAGGGTCCGAATCCACCACACCAGGGCCTACCACATTGGTCCTTGTCACTGAAGGTGTCAATCAAGGCCAGGCAGTTACCCCACTAGCTGCATTTCGGACAGAGCAGGAGGTGGGCTACCTTGGCTGAGCTGCCAACAGCTCTGCCCCCGCTGGTGGAGGGTTCCACAGTCCACTCACCAGCCAGAGCATGGtaagtggtggggggagggggaggaaaaaggaGATGGGGTCCGACCCGATAGCCACTTTGGGCAGCAGCCCCTATACCCACTTTAAAGACAAAGCTGGGAGTTTAAAGTGCGAAACATCAAGTTCCCCAGGACCCTACCTCCTCCCATACCACTGGACCACTGACCACCTGTGGACTTATGGGTGACCAGGAAACTCACCCCCCAGCAAAAACCAGTCCCTTGCTCCCCAAGGGCCAAGTACCTGAGAGGCTGGGGCGTGTGGCCGCCCTCCAGGGCAGAGATGTGGAGGTCGACTTCCTCCAGCCTTTGGTGACAAGGACAACATGCACCAGGGGGCTCCATCCCATGTCTGCTCCCACCCCCTGTGCAGATGCCCCTGAAGTGGTCACCCACATCTGTCTCCCCTCTACTCACTGTTCAACATAGTGACACATAGAAAACAGAAACAGCCTCCTGCCCCAAAGCCCTACCCATGtgccccctgacctctgacactgGCTCAccctacccctgcccctgcctccacTTTGATGCAGCCCAAGGAATTTGAGTCAGGGGCTCTGCTACTGTACATGCCCTCTCTCTAGTGCACCAAGTCAGGTTCCATCCAGCTAGAGCATTCTGGCAAAGGGAAGAGCTGGACACAGGTTGGGTGGTCTCCgtggccccccacccacccataccTGTGTCCCTTCTACAGGGCAGGGAGGCTGAGCCCCGAAAGGAGCCTCTACAGGGGTTGGATGAGGACGGCAGCTGGGGGACTGCGGGGTGCCCagtcagcactgcttccctgagcAGGGGAGGgaacacagcccagcccccagccccaccattgGCACCAAGAAACCCTTAGCACCAAAATGTCAAATTGTTGTGAGTTTTTGTATAAaagacagaatttaaaaaaaggttgttACTTGTCACAGCAACAAGACTGGCATCCACTACACCCAGGAGATACACGCACACAGGCAATATCAAAATACACATCATCCGGGACTGGTGGAGGCCAAGCCCctagcccaccccccacccccacccctatggAAAATACCTGTGTCCATGCCTGCAGGGCCTCCTCCCTGCACTGCCCTGGTTGGTAGCTGGGGCCCAGGGAGAAGGCTAAAGGCCATAAGGCCACCTCTTACTGACTGCTGACCTTACTGAACTGGGCCCCATCATTAGCTAAGACAGAACCCCAAAGCTGCCTCCAGCCTCCCCCCCGACCCCAGATCTCTGCTGAGCACCCCTTCCCCCTATCTTCAGCTCTCACGCCTATAGACcacacagccagaaataaaggggcagaagaagaagggaagggggattCTATGGCTGGCAGACCACTCCCCACAGGGGTTACCGAGCTAGGCCCTAACTAGCCAGCTCCCCATTCCACCTGCTATGGGTCCCAGCCAGCCTAGAACAGCTCTTCCCAAACCCATGGGGCCACCCTCACCGAGGCTGGTGGCACAGCAGGGCTGGAGGCCAGGGGCATGGCCTGCTGGATCCCAGAGAGGGAAGCTATGGCCCTGGCCCCAGCCCCTGCTCCTACAGCGGCCCTGGGAGAAGAGCCCTTCTTGCCTGTATAGAGAGCAGCTCCAGGATGGGAGGACTAGCTGGACAGATACAGACCAGCCGGGggtaggaagggggggggggctggaggtaGAGAACAGAAGCGCAAGTGAAGAGggctgagggggagggggctgcaggCCAGCACAGCTGTGCTGGTCAGACACAGGGTCTGTCCCGGGAGGTAGctgagggggaggggctggggttcCAGTGTTCGGTAGAGGGGCCCAGAGCCACCGGTCACCTAGAACCCGAGCCTGGGGGAGGCGGGGTGGGGACCTGGCAGGGCCTGAGGATGAGGTGGGGCATGAAGCTCACACAGAGACAGCAGAGGACCACCTGCCTTTTCTGCCTGTCCCAGTCGCACCAGGCTGGACCCTTCCCACCCTTCAGGACCAGACAGGACCAGACCTGCACATGTCTGGGGAGGGGGATGTGTCCAGGCTATTGCACATGTGCTCCTGCCCTGGCCCTCAGGGAGCCCCTGGCTGGGTGTGGAGGAGGTGACTGGCTACCCTGCTAGATAGGCGAACGGGTGAGCATGGGAATGGAGAGCTGCAGGGCAGGGGCCCCCGGGCTAGCTATCCCCACCCTGGACAGCTCTGGACTTGGTGGCCACATGGGGACTGGGTCCCACCCATCTGCCAACCACCTCATTCATTTCTCAGGTGCTCTGGTGGCTCCTGCCTTCCGGCCGGTGGAGACCCAAACCCCCTTGTCCCTGCCTTCTGGGGGCCGGTCCTCCCGGCAAGGGAGTGTCTTTGATACAGGCTCCTCAGGGGGGCGCTCTTTAGGTTTGCGGCCCCGCTTCTTTCCACCTGCCAgactcctcttctccttcctgggAGCTAGCGTGtcctggtccttatgcttgggaGGGGGGTCTGCGGAGGTCCGGAACCAGTTCTGCAGAGAGGAGGACAGCAGTGGAGACCCTAGGCCAAAGGCTTCTGGGAAGCTCTCCTGAAAGCCCCGGACTCcaccccacagccccacccccgCACCTCAGCGTGGGTCTTGAGGATGTGGTACTTGACACCACTCTCAGAGCTGAACTCCTTGGGGCACAGCAGGCAGCAATACTTCCCCACCAGGTGGTCACCCTATGAGGCAGCAGGTCAGCTTTACAGCCAGATgcacccctacccacccacccccactgtgTAGCTGAACTGAGCGGGTGGATTGCAGAGACTGTCTCCCTGCTGTGGAGAGGTGAGAAGGCAGGAAGACACTGAGGCCCTAGGGAAGGGCCACTTAATCCAGGGCAGTCCTGCAGCCAGGACTAGGTCAGCAGGGTGAGCCAAATCAGAGTGACCCCATCTCATGGCTGGGGGGCAGGACTGACCACTGGGCATCAGGAAGTCCCTGACTGATGGAGAAAGTTGCCCCAGGAGGCAGGGTTATATATTCAGCATGTGGGGGTCCCCAGGGTTTTCAGCTGGAGGCTGGTGACTTACCTTGCTGCAGCTGGCAAGGTGGGCCTTGAGGCCGGACACACTGGAGTAGATGGCTTCACAGCACTGGGGGCAGGAGGTGACAGTGGGGAAGGGTCTCCAGAGGCACTACCACATATGTGCCCCTTATCCCAGCCCTGGAGTCTGGGGCCTGAGAAGAGGGTTGACCCTGGGAATCTTGGGAAGCTAAGGTAACCATCTCTCTGCCAACCAAGTCTCCTTCTAAGGACCCTGTGGGGACCCCAGCTCACAGGACAGGTGTTCACTTGGGGGATCCCCAAGCCCACCCCACCAGCCACCCCAGCTCACATCATTGGGGCAGTTCACATGGCCTTTGTCTTTGACTTGGCTCTTCCATTCCTCCAGCAGCTGGGGGTTGAGTGTGGGGAGGCCTGGACGTGTGTAGTTGAGCTGTGAAAGTAGGTGCCCTAGGTGAGTGGGGGGGGTGCCATGAGGTGGGAAGGGGCCACCAGGTGACAGGGCACAGGCAGCAGGACCTTGGTCCTCCCAGGACAGCAGGCTGGAGGTGGCCAGTGGGTGGCACCCTCCTCAGAGGGGGCCAGGCTGGCGGCTCACCCGCGCTGTTTCAGGCACCAGGTCATCCCGCATTCGCCGCTTGGTCCAGTCTCGGGCTAGCTCGTCTTCTGCTATCTCCTGGAGGTGGAACACAGCCACCTGGGCCGATGTGCGGCGGATACGGCCGCTAGGGGTGCGCTCAACACCCAGCAGGTACTCAGCCTCAGGGGCCTTGTCTTCCATCTCCACCAGGGGCTGCAGGGAGAGGGACTGTATGAGAAATAGCAGCCCTTCGCCAGGACCATCAGGGAACCCCTGTCACGTGCCACGTGCAGTGGATGGTGAGGTAAGGCTGCGCTGTGCAGATGGAGCACGGATAGGCATGCACTCAGGGCAGCTCACCGGGGCCGTGTGCTCCGAGCGCACGTGGTAGTCATGGCCGGCCTTGGAGCGGTAGGTCTTGCCACAGTGGGCGCAGGGGAAAGAGGGGCTGTCCACCTCGCAGGGTGGCTTCCCGCAACGCCGCTGATGGTACTGGTAGCCCATGAGGCTGGAGAAGGCGGCCCCACAGCCCTGGGGGGTCAGGGGGTGGGTAAACGGCCAGCAGGGGGCTGGGTCTttctccaccacccaccctcaggcTGCGGTACTGACCTCCTGGGGACACCGCAGCCTCCCCATCTGCTTCAGCACCTTGCGCAGCCGCTCACGCTCCTCCTGCTCACtcccttctgagacttctccgtCTGAGGGCTGGGGGGCAAGGCCAACCTCAGTGCCCCACCACCACCTAGGAGCCCTAAGATCTGGCCGCAGACCTCCCAGTTCCGGTGTGGGGGGTGGCATGCTAGCCCTAGTCAGGCCAGGTGGGATATGGGATACCTTCGCGCTGTGCTCAGCCATGGTGTGGTAGTTGAGGCCCGCCTTGGACTTAAACTGCTTCCGGCAGTGCTGGCATTTGAGTGCATCCTGCAGCTGCAAACAAGATGAGGGCTGTGAGACACAGGCCCTGGGGTGCTGCCCTGCCAGTACCCCAAGGGAGCCTTACCTTTTGGCACACCTCCATGTGTTTCTTGAGCCCCACCAGTGTCTTCCGGGTAACCACGTTGCAGGTGGGGCACACAGCTTCACCTCGCTCATGGATGGCCCGCTGCCACTGCTCCTCGGGGCCACCTGTGAGGCAGGGCCAGAGTCTCAGCGACTGAAGGGAGCACAGAACATGCCCCTCTTCCCTGTGCTACAGGTTCTCTGTTCCATGGAGAACTAGTGTGGGCCCAGTTGCACAGTAGCCCCCTACCTGAGGCAGGATGTGTCCCGGGGGCTGGTGTCTCCTTGCTGGCAGAGCTGGCAGAGGCCAGCATCTTCTTCCTGGAGTCTTCAGGGCTGAGCCCCTCCTGCTTCTTGGCCCGGTGGGTGCGGGACTTGTCCTCTGCCTTGGCCAGGCCTACATGCACATTAAGGAGAGCAGGTTGGTGCATGGGTGCAGGCACATTTACCCCCACACCCAGCCCCATGCTACCTAACTGGCTCAGACCTCACCTTTGAGTCCAAAGGTTCCTGAGATGGACGGCTGCTCCCCAGTAAACTTCTTGggtgttttctgtttccttcctgaCTCGGGGGAGAGAAAACAGGGGCCAAGACTCTGGTCAAATAACAGTCAGGAGGCATAGGCCAGCTCCATCACACCCCAGGCCCAGGCTCCATCTCCTGCTCTTACTGTGCTTTATGCGCTCTGAGCCCTCCTCAGGTGGGGACACAGGACCACTGGCCCTTGGTGTCTCCTTGCCTCCCAGAGACCTGCTGCCCAGAGAAAGGGGGCCACTGCTGGGGTCTGCACTCAGTGGGATGGCAGAACTTGGGCCAGTGGCAGATGGGCTATAGTCCCCATTCTCTGGCCTTGCCTGCTTGGATGGGGTGGGGCAGGCATCCAGGTTGTCGGCAGccctgtagggaggaagcaggGTGAGGGGCAGGAGGTCAAGTGAACCCTGTGACCCCTACAACACCCACTAGGAGGAGCCCCCTACCTTTTCTTCCCGCTGCTCCGGCTGGCTGCACGGAGGGCCTTGTTCTCAGCCTTGGTGAGCAGCATCACCTTGCAGGGAGCTGCATGTCTGCTCAGGGCCACGGGTCTGCTGACTGGCACCGGCTTACTGACCACGATGGGCCTGCTGACCGGCACCGGCTTGGTTACTGGCACATGCTTGGTGACTGTCACGAGCTTGGCCATTGGCACTGGCTTGGTGATGGTCACTGGCTTGGTGACTGGCCCAGGCTTGGTGACCGGGACCGACTTGGTGACTGGGATGGGCTTGGTGACTGGCATGGGCCGGCTGACTGGGACAGGCTTGTTGACCGTCACTGACTTGGTAACTGGCACTGGCCTGCTGACTGTGATGGGCTTGGTGACTGGCACTGGACGGCTGACTGTCACAGGCTTGCTGATGCCGATGGGCTTACTGACGCCCACGGGCTTGCCCACAGTGACTGGCTTGCTCACTCCGATGGGCTTGCTGACACCTACGGGCCGGCTGATGCTCACTGGCCGGCTGATCGGGCCTGGCTTGGGCGCAGGCAGGGGCCGGTCCATGTGGTTCCAGATTCGGTGCTTCTCCAGCTGGGTCTTGGATGTGAACGCGGCCTCACAGAAGGGGCAGGGGAAAGTCAGCCTTTCAGAGATGGCACCCTGGGTAGAGAAGGCGGGCGTGGGGTGGGCCAGCCGGGCCTCTGCCCAGACACACCCCAAGCGGAAAGCCAGGGTGGGCTTCCTCCTTCCCGTTGCACAGCCCCTTACCCCTTGGCACCGCTGGTAATGGTACTTGAGCCCGTAGATGCTGGGGAACTCCAGCCAGCACCCTGAATTTGGACACTTCACCCTTGAGTGCGCCTTGAATTCATCTTTCCACTGGTTCATCAGGGAGAGCTGGGCGTGGGAAAGGCCGGGCTGCTGAGCCTCGGTCACCCGAACCTCTGCCAACCCAAGCCCGAGGCACAGTGCCCTCCCTGGGCCTGCAGGCCCGATGGACCACAGGAGCCCTGACCTTGGGGCTGCAGGGAAGACGCAGACCCCCCAAGTACACCGGCACACCAGAGCTATTCTAGCAGCCCCAAGTAGCCCCCCAGGCTCCCAAGGCCCCAGGGATGGAGCTACTCCCCAAAGTCCTGAGACATAGtggcttggtgccacctgcagaAGGTGAGCAAAGGCAACCCTGGCATCACCCCCCAACCCACAGGGAGCTCACAGGAATGTCTCGGAGGGCCTGGTTCTCAGCCTTTGGGCgcccctttttcttcccttctgtccTGTCACCAGCTGGACTTCCTGGCTCGAAGCAGAGTGGGGCCTGGCTGC of Erinaceus europaeus chromosome 14, mEriEur2.1, whole genome shotgun sequence contains these proteins:
- the ZNF512B gene encoding zinc finger protein 512B isoform X3; this translates as MCAARRAACAARTPRPAPPAARPRPPPGRGPAGAAEMTDPFCVGGGGCRLPGSSKSGTGKDSGRCELHLPVLSDPPKLGMPVVRGAQTVSSSQAPLCFEPGSPAGDRTEGKKKGRPKAENQALRDIPLSLMNQWKDEFKAHSRVKCPNSGCWLEFPSIYGLKYHYQRCQGGAISERLTFPCPFCEAAFTSKTQLEKHRIWNHMDRPLPAPKPGPISRPVSISRPVGVSKPIGVSKPVTVGKPVGVSKPIGISKPVTVSRPVPVTKPITVSRPVPVTKSVTVNKPVPVSRPMPVTKPIPVTKSVPVTKPGPVTKPVTITKPVPMAKLVTVTKHVPVTKPVPVSRPIVVSKPVPVSRPVALSRHAAPCKVMLLTKAENKALRAASRSSGKKRAADNLDACPTPSKQARPENGDYSPSATGPSSAIPLSADPSSGPLSLGSRSLGGKETPRASGPVSPPEEGSERIKHRRKQKTPKKFTGEQPSISGTFGLKGLAKAEDKSRTHRAKKQEGLSPEDSRKKMLASASSASKETPAPGTHPASGGPEEQWQRAIHERGEAVCPTCNVVTRKTLVGLKKHMEVCQKLQDALKCQHCRKQFKSKAGLNYHTMAEHSAKPSDGEVSEGSEQEERERLRKVLKQMGRLRCPQEGCGAAFSSLMGYQYHQRRCGKPPCEVDSPSFPCAHCGKTYRSKAGHDYHVRSEHTAPPLVEMEDKAPEAEYLLGVERTPSGRIRRTSAQVAVFHLQEIAEDELARDWTKRRMRDDLVPETARLNYTRPGLPTLNPQLLEEWKSQVKDKGHVNCPNDCCEAIYSSVSGLKAHLASCSKGDHLVGKYCCLLCPKEFSSESGVKYHILKTHAENWFRTSADPPPKHKDQDTLAPRKEKRSLAGGKKRGRKPKERPPEEPVSKTLPCREDRPPEGRDKGVWVSTGRKAGATRAPEK
- the ZNF512B gene encoding zinc finger protein 512B isoform X2, with amino-acid sequence MCAARRAACAARTPRPAPPAARPRPPPGRGPAGAAEMTDPFCVGGGGCRLPGSSKSGTGKDSGRCELHLPVLSDPPKLGMPVVRGAQTVSSSQAPLCFEPGSPAGDRTEGKKKGRPKAENQALRDIPLSLMNQWKDEFKAHSRVKCPNSGCWLEFPSIYGLKYHYQRCQGVRGCATGRRKPTLAFRLGCVWAEARLAHPTPAFSTQGAISERLTFPCPFCEAAFTSKTQLEKHRIWNHMDRPLPAPKPGPISRPVSISRPVGVSKPIGVSKPVTVGKPVGVSKPIGISKPVTVSRPVPVTKPITVSRPVPVTKSVTVNKPVPVSRPMPVTKPIPVTKSVPVTKPGPVTKPVTITKPVPMAKLVTVTKHVPVTKPVPVSRPIVVSKPVPVSRPVALSRHAAPCKVMLLTKAENKALRAASRSSGKKRAADNLDACPTPSKQARPENGDYSPSATGPSSAIPLSADPSSGPLSLGSRSLGGKETPRASGPVSPPEEGSERIKHRRKQKTPKKFTGEQPSISGTFGLKGLAKAEDKSRTHRAKKQEGLSPEDSRKKMLASASSASKETPAPGTHPASGGPEEQWQRAIHERGEAVCPTCNVVTRKTLVGLKKHMEVCQKLQDALKCQHCRKQFKSKAGLNYHTMAEHSAKPSDGEVSEGSEQEERERLRKVLKQMGRLRCPQEGCGAAFSSLMGYQYHQRRCGKPPCEVDSPSFPCAHCGKTYRSKAGHDYHVRSEHTAPPLVEMEDKAPEAEYLLGVERTPSGRIRRTSAQVAVFHLQEIAEDELARDWTKRRMRDDLVPETARLNYTRPGLPTLNPQLLEEWKSQVKDKGHVNCPNDCCEAIYSSVSGLKAHLASCSKNWFRTSADPPPKHKDQDTLAPRKEKRSLAGGKKRGRKPKERPPEEPVSKTLPCREDRPPEGRDKGVWVSTGRKAGATRAPEK